In Brachybacterium fresconis, the genomic stretch CGAAGCCGGCGTTCCACGACTGTAGCCCTCCACAGATTCGGGCTTCGCATTGTCTACGGGTTCAGTCCGAGGTTCGGACGAACCTTCGGCGGGCGGGCTCCCGTCACCGCCTGCGCTGCTTCCGGAGGACTCGTCTTTGCCGTCGGACGAGTCGCTACCTCCGCCTGAATCGGCCCAGGTTCTCTGCCGCTACTTTGCGGGTTCGGGCTCTCGGTCGAGGGCCTCGTAGTGGAGCGTCTCGAACTCTACCGGGGTGAGCATCCCGAGGGAGCCGTGGAGACGCCGGTTGTTGTACCAGTCGACCCAGCCGGCGGTCGCGAACTCGACGTCCGAGAGCGTCCGGAAGGGGCCGGCGTGGAAGACCGTGGTGCGGATGCACTCGGTCTTGTACAGGCCGTTCACGCCCTCCATGAGGGCGTTGTCATACGCGTCGCCGACGGTCCCGATCGACGGGGCAATGCCCTCGAGGTCGAGGTGCTCGGTGTACCGGACCGAGGTGTACTGGGACCCGGCATCGCTGTGCGCTACCAAAGATCCTGGTGGGACCGGGTTTCCGTCGCGGTCGCGCTGCCACAGTGCGATCCGCAGCGGAGTCATCACCAGGTCGGTGCGCATGCTGGAGCTGGCGTGCCAGCCCACGATCCGCTGGGCGAACACGTCCACGACGAACGCGACATAGACGAACCCCGCCCACGTCCGGACATACGTGAAATCGGTGACCCAGACCCGGTCCGGAGCCGGAGCCGTGAAGTCACGACTCAGCAGGTCACCGGCACGTTTCCCATCCGGATTAGGGATGGTGGTGCGCAGCTTCTTCACCCGCCGCACGCCCTCGAGGCCAAGGGTCCGCATGGCCCGGTCGACCGCGCCGCGGGAGGTGCCGGCGAGGCCTTCTTGGCGGCGGAGCAAGGCAACCCACTTCCGTCGCCCGTACAAGCCCTCCGGCGTCATCTGCACCTGCCCGGTGACCGGGTTGAACTTCCATGCAAGCTCGCGGACCTTGTCCTCGACCAGAGCGTCTGTGACGGTGCGAGCAGCGATGCGGGCCGGCCGTTTCCAGGCCCGGTAGGTGCGTGCAGCGATCTCCAGGCCCTGCTGGCGCAGGACGCGGAGGATCGACTCGACTGCATAGCCCTCGGCGCGCATCTCGTCGATGAAGGCGAGGATCAGCGGTTGCGGGGGTCGAGCTCCCCCGCGAAGAAAATTGAGGCCCGGCGGAGGATCTCGTTGTCCTCCCGCAATCGCTTGACCTCGGCCTTCAGTCGTTTGACCTCGGCGGATTCTTCGGTCGTGGTGCCGGGACGGGACCCGTCGTCGACCTCGGCCTGGGCCAGCCAGCGCCGCACGGACTCCCGCGAGACGCCCTCTTGGCGGGCGACCGCGGCCGTCGCCGCGGTCAGGGTGGGGTACTCCTGGGCGTGCTCGCGCACGAGCCGCACGCACCTCGCGCGCAGCTGGGGATCGATCTTCTTCGGCATGCTGTCCATCCTCTCGGACTCAAACAGCAGCGGCATCAAACCTGGGCCGATTCAGCCTGTATTGGCGTCAACCCCGACTAGTGCATCACCGCCCTCTAGGCCATAGATACTCAGGCCACTCTCTCCTTCTTCTTCTGCCTCCCCCTCTTCCTGTCCTTCTCCCTCTTCTTGTCCTTGTCCCTCTTCCTGTCCTTGTCCCTCGCCTGTTGCCCATGCGGGTGCTGTGGCGAGGAGGACCCCGGTCGTCGTGCCTACGGCGATCAGTCTCCGAAGTGTTCGTCGCATGTCGTCCCCTCCTCGTAGTACCCCTGCTTCTGGATCATCCATGGTTCATCATTGGACTCTCGCACGAGCGTGAATTGACCGACGCTCTGGCCGTACTTGTTCGCGATCTCGACGGGTTCTCCGTCCCTTGTGGCTTGTAGCGCACTAGTGTCGTCACAGAACTCGACGACCGCGGACGTATTGGTTTCCTCGACGACCGTCCAGTGCGAGAGTTTGCGTTCGCCAGTGACGATCGCCCCGGATTCGGCACGCTTAGCATCGTCAGCCCGCTGCTTCTCCGCCAGCTCCGGGACGAAGAACTCGTCGATGTAGCTGGTGTCCTCCCACCCTTCTGCCGCTGCCGCATCTGATGCGTCGAATGAAGCTTTGACGCGTTCCTGCGGCGTCGCGTCGGCGGGGTCGGTGGTGGGTGCTTCCTGGGTGGCGGTCTCGGCGGTGGGAGGATCGTTCTCGCCGTTGCTGGTGCACGCGGCGAGTGGGGCGGCGAGGAGGGTGGCCATCGCGATCGTGGTGAGTGCTCGGTGTCGGATCACGGGGTCTCCTCGGAGTCGGTGGTTGTCGCGGGCGCTCGGTAGGTGCTCGGTGGCGGGTGCGCAGGGGGCTTCGCCGAGTGCGATCCGGGGGGTACTTCTCTCTGTTGCTGGTGCTGGCGTCGCCGCCCCCGCCCCGTCAGGTCGTTCTTCGGCAGTGTCCGATGGCTTGCCGGGCTGGCCTGGACTGGAGATTTCACCTCTACGGTGCCGCTACCGTCCTCGCCCGTGTCGACCTCTACCGGGCTTTGTGTGGGTGGAGGCGTGGGCTCGGGCGTGGGTGTAGGGGTGGGTTTTGCCGAAGATGGGCCACAATTAGAGCCAAAGCGTGGAATCCGGTGATGTCGACCATCAATTAGCGAAATGTGCTCCGCACGTAATCGCTGCGTCGTAGTATCCCTTCTGTTCGATCAGCCATATTCCGGATTCAGATTCGCGGACCAACTTGAACTGGGCGACAAGTTTGCCGGAGTTTGAAATGTCAGTGGTCTCGCCGTTCGTCGTCGCGGTTAGTTCGGTGGTGTCGTCACAAAACTCGACGGTGGCCCCCGTGTCCGTCTGCTCAACGGAGATCCAATTGGTTAGGCGCCGTTCACCCGATATAGTCGCCCCCGATTCAGCGCGCTTTTTGCCGTCCGCTTGCGCTTTCTCGGACAATTCGGGGACGAGGTACCGTTCGTGAAAACTCACGTCTTTCCAGCCCTCTGCGGCCGCGGCGTCGGAGGCTTCGAAGTACGCTTCGATCCGCTCCTGCGGCGTGGCGTCGGCGGGGTCCGGGGACGGTAGCGCTTCCTGCGCGGCGGCCTCGGTGGGCTTTTCCTCGGTCTCGCCGCTGCAGGCGGCGAGGGGGAGGGCGACGAGGCTGGTCATTGCGAGGGCGGTCAGGGCACGGTGGCGGGTGCGCATGGGGCTCCTCAGCGCGCGACCCGGTGGGACGCGGGGTGGTGGGCATCGGGGAATTGGCTCGGGTAGAAAGCTTAATCTCGTCGAGCAGGGCTTCGAGCTGGTGGGTGACGCGCCGCTGGGGGCTCAGGTGACGTCGGTGACGACGCTTTGGTAGCTTCCGATGCGGAGCTGTTTGTCGGTGGTCAGGTCGAGGGGGATCTGTCCGCCTTCTCCGGTGTTGGATTCCCAGTCGACGGCCCAGTGTGCGGTGATGTTGAGGGTGTAGAGTCCGCCGGGCTGGTCATCGCTCATCTGCTCGTAGACATGGCCGCAGTCAGGGGATTCCTCGGTCCCGGTGCCGGGGTACTCGGTGCCGGGGCCGGTGCATTCGATCGTGGTGTCATCGCCCATGTCGATCGTCATCCCGGAGAAGGCGGCGGCGGCGGTGACGGTGACGTCGCCCGCG encodes the following:
- a CDS encoding IS3 family transposase (programmed frameshift), with product MPKKIDPQLRARCVRLVREHAQEYPTLTAATAAVARQEGVSRESVRRWLAQAEVDDGSRPGTTTEESAEVKRLKAEVKRLREDNEILRRASNFLRGGARPPQPLILAFIDEMRAEGYAVESILRVLRQQGLEIAARTYRAWKRPARIAARTVTDALVEDKVRELAWKFNPVTGQVQMTPEGLYGRRKWVALLRRQEGLAGTSRGAVDRAMRTLGLEGVRRVKKLRTTIPNPDGKRAGDLLSRDFTAPAPDRVWVTDFTYVRTWAGFVYVAFVVDVFAQRIVGWHASSSMRTDLVMTPLRIALWQRDRDGNPVPPGSLVAHSDAGSQYTSVRYTEHLDLEGIAPSIGTVGDAYDNALMEGVNGLYKTECIRTTVFHAGPFRTLSDVEFATAGWVDWYNNRRLHGSLGMLTPVEFETLHYEALDREPEPAK